A region of the Primulina eburnea isolate SZY01 chromosome 7, ASM2296580v1, whole genome shotgun sequence genome:
ccccaaacaTCTTCCCAAAAACGAATTAAGTTCCCCCTCTCAAAACACACCTAATGAGTAGATAAAAAGTCGAGTAAGACCGAGAGATAAATTTCCACGGGCTTTTGAAAGTTGAGTTCTTCGCCAATCTCACATCCCAACCGTTATCTTGTAAACCATAGATACTCTTGATTACTTTCCTCCACAATGCTTCCTTTTCCACCGAGCAtctccaccaccacttcccAAGTAGAGCCTTATTGGTGAAACGAATATTCCCCAAACCAAGTCCCCCCCTCTCCTTAGGCTTACAAACATGATTCCACCCAACCACATGACAATGATTCTCACCATCCGCTCCATCCCACAAGAAATCTCGCTtcattttttccatttttttttccaCCCTAGCTGGTACTCTGAAAAGAGACATATAATAAGTCGGCATAGCACTTAAGACCGACTTAATCAACATGAGTCGACCTCCCCTCGAAAGAAAAGACTTCTTCCAGCTTGCAAGTTTCTTAGACATTTTTGATAGCACGGGTTCCCAAAATTCAGCGCTCTTAGGATCTCCGCCCAATGGAGCCCCTAAGTATTTAATTGGCCAATTATCTCTTTTGCACCCGATTTGTGATGCCAAACTGTCCACCTCCTCGTCTGATACATTCAAACCCAAGACCAaacttttttcaaaatttattttcaagcCCGATTTGGTACTGAAGAGCTTTAGAATTTCCAGTAAAGCCAAAAGATGCCGATCGGTTTGTACCAAGAACAAGGTGTCGTTTGCGAATTGTATATGTGAAATTTCAATTTTGTCTCTACCGACTACCAATCCTCTTatctcatttaaattctttgCCCTATCAACCAATCACCCCAACCCATCAATGACAAGGTTAAAGAGAAAAGGTGATAAAGGATCCCCTTGACGTAGTCCTCTCTCCCCCTGAAACTTTCCTCGAGGTCTACCATTGATGAATATCGAAAAGGAAGGATTCGAGATACACCCATGGATCCACGACCTCTATCTAGTCCGAAATCCTTTTTTTTCCATAACAAAATCCAAGAATCTCCAATCAACGTTGTCATATACCTTTTCCAAATCAACCTTAAAAACCCAACCCCTTTTCTTATTCCGTCGATGATCCTCTACGATCTCATTTGCTATCAAGCAACAATCCAAAATCTGTCTTCCTTTGATAAAAGCGCTTTGGTTCTCCGCAATTGTCTTCCCCAAAATATTCTTCAATCTATTCTCCAACACCTTAGCCAAAATCTTGTAAAGACTTGTTGTCAAGCTTATCGGTCGAAAGTCTTTACTCTTGGTTGCATCTTGTTTCTTCGGGATTAAGCAAATATAGTCGATTTGTTCCTGCGGTGATTGAGCAATGCGTGGAAGAATTTAGAGTTCTGATCACCTTCCCTCAGTCACTTAATTCTTGCTTTTTGACTATCCATCTGAAATTTCCTCAACAGCAGCACATCCAATTCAGATCTCACTTTTGTCCTTTCCTCTTGAAGAATTTCAGACCAAGATCCCTCGGCCTCCAAGTCATCCAACTGTTTTATCCTAGTAACCACCTTCGTGTATCTAACACCCACATCTCCAAAGACCTCCCTATTCCATTTGGAGACTTCTACTTTCATTCGTTTGAGTTTCATCATGAATTTGTAATCCCACCCCCGTGTGACCCCTGAATTCCACCATGATCTTACCAActgtttaaaattttgatgggaCAGCCATGTATTCTCAAATCTGAACGGAGCCGGACCCCATCGCAACTCAGCGGTATCAAGAACTACTGGGCAGTGGTCCGAGGTAATTCTTGGTAGTACCACTTGTCTGTAATTTGGAAAAATATCCATCCAATCCCTCGAAAAGAGATATCTATCAAGTCTGCAACAAATCGGGTTGGCCCTAAAATTCGACCATGTGTACTTGGCGTTCAACAACGGTGGGTCATGTAGTCTCAACTCCCCTATCAGCTCATCAAAGCACTGCATGCTCGTTGTGTTGGTAAAACTGTTCAATTTTTCTCCGGTGTTTCTAACCACATTAAAGTCACCTCCCAAGCACCATTTATCTCCGCAAATAGACTCCAACCCCACTAATTCATCCCAGAATAGTTCTCTCTGTCTTGACTGGACCGGTCTATATATGGCTGAGAACCACCATTTACTCTGATCACACCCTTCTATTTCAATGGAGACAGAAAAGTCACCTATCAGATTGTCGCTGACACAAACTACTCTTGGATCCCACATAACAAGTATGCCTCCGGATCTCCCCACTGACGGTAAACAAACCCAATCTACAAGTCTTGATTTCCACAAACTTGTGACGAATTTTCTTTCTGCCAATTCCTTCTTAGTTTCTCAGATTACAACGATGTCTGGATTTTCCTTTCGAATGACGTTCCGGACCAATTCTCTCTTCCTTGCCGAACCCCCTCCCCTAATATTCCAAGagcatattttcataaaaaattcCTGTGGCCCTTAGAGGTTGAACCTCTCTCATAATTGACCCCAAAGCTCAATCTCCGTAACTCTCTGCTCATCAAACCATTTGATTTTTTACACCCTCCCCAACTGTTCGTTTCCAAATTCCTTCCGTGAGCCATCATCTCATCAACCAAACTGTCAGCTTGTACAGCCCGTCAGCCCCTTTAGATATTTCGCCCTCGGTACTCGACTTTGCATCTACTCTCAACCCACCTCCCCCCAAAAAACCAGTAGATAACCGACGGCCAGAAAAAGAAGAAGGGAAAAAGGATTGAAGTTTGAAGGTATGGTTAAGAATGGATGAATGTAAACCAGAACTTACCTGTCCCGTTGAAGGTATCGCATCTTCAAGTAACGGTGGCTTGGTGATAGCTGGGGGCACCTCTGCTGATGAAAACAATCCCTCAATGTCTTCTAGCACTCCTTCTGTATGGGCTGAATCTTTTGAATGATCAGAACCAAGGCTGGCCGTTTCAGATGAATCGAATTCTTCCTCCAGTAATTCCTCATGAGAGTCATGAGACAAGCTGTCTTCATTTGCCTCCATATCAGAGTCTCCCAACTTGCTTCCATCCTCGAGATTATTAGAGAATGCCCTTGATGATCCGCCTTTGTCAGTGGTCGACTTAACAGCTGGATTGACTTTGTTCAATCGTCGAGAATAAACTTTCCCATAAAGGGGCAGTGGTGATACACTCCCTTTATTAAACTCATTATCTTGACCCTTGACTTTTAAGTTAATCATGGATTGAACATTGATGGTGCTGAATGATGTGACTTCTTTTGGATTGATCTTCCTCAGAATTTTAAAAGCTTTGCCGCTGGATCTAGGTATCATCGGTACACTCTTATCTGCTAGGCTTGTTTGCTCATTTTCCGAAAGCATATTCCCCTGTCCTTCTTCTTTGCTCGCCTCTTTATACCCCGTTCCATTGCCTAAACTCCCTTCCGCTGTGGTTGTACCTGGATTAGTTTGAGTCGCTAAAGCATTCTTCCCCTGAGCTAGGCCGCTGTTTTGATCATCATTGCCGAGTTGTTGCCGAAGTAGATTTGAATTGCCCCACCCCGCCAAAGACCTTTTACCGTTAATCACCACCTGTGCATAAGACATCTTTCCGTACTTCTCATAAGCTGACAATTCGAAGGAATCAACACAAATACGAATTTCTAAAGTCTCTCCGCCCAATAGAATTTTCATTTTGGTGCAAACAAACCCGCCTTCTGTGCCTTTCATCTTGATCTTTGCTGCCCCTAGATCTGTAAGCCGTAAAGTATTCGCGCTAATATCCATCAAACCCCCACACTGATCCCCAATGCTGATGAAGTTTTCTCGGGACCAAAGGTTCCATGGTAGCCCAAAAATTCGAATCCAGCTATTACAACATTTGACCATCGTGTCCGCTGTGTTGATATCCGTTGTCCACGCCTCGAAAATCAAAGTGACTCCGTTGTCAAAGAAGCCTTTCTTGAGCTGTAGGTAATAATCATACTCGTCCGACTGAGAGGGCCACCATGCCGCTTTGTTAGCTTGGAAAGGAAATAGTTCATCACTCTTTTTTAAGTCTTTGCAAAGGACGTTCTTGATCATGTCCCACGAGAGATTCACTCTTCCCCTAGTAACAATGATTGCTTCATTCCACTTCCTGACCTTCATTGGTAAGCCATTATCCTCTTTCTCTTCCCTTGATACTCGGCTGCCCTCCTCCACGACTTTACTGTTATGACAGATTTTTGTATTG
Encoded here:
- the LOC140837475 gene encoding uncharacterized protein — its product is MWDPRVVCVSDNLIGDFSVSIEIEGCDQSKWWFSAIYRPVQSRQRELFWDELVGLESICGDKWCLGGDFNVVRNTGEKLNSFTNTTSMQCFDELIGELRLHDPPLLNAKYTWSNFRANPICCRLDRYLFSRDWMDIFPNYRQVVLPRITSDHCPVVLDTAELRWGPAPFRFENTWLSHQNFKQLVRSWWNSGVTRGWDYKFMMKLKRMKVEVSKWNREVFGDVGVRYTKVVTRIKQLDDLEAEGSWSEILQEERTKEQIDYICLIPKKQDATKSKDFRPISLTTSLYKILAKVLENRLKNILGKTIAENQSAFIKGRQILDCCLIANEIVEDHRRNKKRGWVFKVDLEKDFGLDRGRGSMGVSRILPFRYSSMVDLEESFRGREDYVKGILYHLFSLTLSLMGWDEEVDSLASQIGCKRDNWPIKYLGAPLGGDPKSAEFWEPVLSKMSKKLASWKKSFLSRGGRLMLIKSVLSAMPTYYMSLFRVPARVEKKMEKMKRDFLWDGADGENHCHVVGWNHVCKPKERGGLGLGNIRFTNKALLGKWWWRCSVEKEALWRKVIKSIYGLQDNDVTDSRSSNNFQWDVRFRRNLNEAEIDELSDLLGVLDTIRLERGSDDYRVWLGDSSGCFSVRSFYNSFFPVTDFSLFPYHNNIWKIPVPHKVQVFSWIVALGKLPTCDTVQKRWPSCTLRPQWYSLCRNSEENQDHLMLHCSFSRAIWTRVMGELSFEWVFPHHARDLFLIETVLPNGRRNKWFWFLVVHGIFWAI